TGATGCACATCGCGCCGTCTACGACCCGCAAACTTGGCAAAATTCTCCAGCATTTAGCGAAAACGAATCTATCGCTAGCGAACTAGCAGTCGTGTTGAATGAATTTGAACTACAATCAACCACAGGAATAAATGAACTAGATTTGGCATCTTCATATTTAATGGAAAGCCAGGATATTGCGGTGATAGTTGTTAAAAGAGGGCCTCAAGGAGCGATGGTGTTTAAACGCGGCTGTCAGGCCGCTTATGTGCCCGCCTATCGCTCCTCGCGCGTTTTTAAGATTGGCACTGGAGATGTATTTAGTGCAATATTTGCGCACAATTGGGCAGAAAGACGATATTCTGCGTTAACTGCAGCAGATACGGCTTCTAGGTCTGTTGCAGTATACTGTGGCACTGGACGGACACCACTCGATGCAGGCGATCTTAGCGCTCTAGTGGCGGTAAAAAGTAACACCAAAGGAACGGTTGCTCTTGAAGGGGCATACAACACGATCGACAGCGATCCCGGCAACCGCCGCAACGGCTACAGCCAGAAAGAGCTTGCCTCGAAGGTCGGTCCCATCGTCATCGATGTACCCCGGGACCGAAAATCCGAGTTTGCGCCGGCCATCGTCAAGAAGCG
The window above is part of the Solidesulfovibrio fructosivorans JJ] genome. Proteins encoded here:
- a CDS encoding carbohydrate kinase family protein is translated as MNSPGITSLRALGINLKCSPRQSNIVFSYFHPLSRPHIQPQANVIQRQPAIKVSGEAVLRFGFLEGDAVIDAHRAVYDPQTWQNSPAFSENESIASELAVVLNEFELQSTTGINELDLASSYLMESQDIAVIVVKRGPQGAMVFKRGCQAAYVPAYRSSRVFKIGTGDVFSAIFAHNWAERRYSALTAADTASRSVAVYCGTGRTPLDAGDLSALVAVKSNTKGTVALEGAYNTIDSDPGNRRNGYSQKELASKVGPIVIDVPRDRKSEFAPAIVKKR